TATTCTTGGAGGCTTTGCTTACAATCTACCCAGTCTGATAGTTTTAAGATCATTTAATGGAGCCTTCGGTGCTGGCGTTTTTCCTGTAACAATGGCTCTTGTTGGCCAATCATACAATGATAAGGAGCGACAGGGTGCTTTAGGAAAGGTTATGGGGCTGATGTTCCTCGGGGGGGCAAGCGCTACAGCACTTGGAGGGATCATCTCCTATTTTGGATCATGGAGACTTGTTTATATTGTATATGGAATTGGAGAACTCATAGTTGCATTTGCTATTCTGAAACTTCTCCAGAAAGATAAAGGTGTTGTAGATAAATTAAACTTCATTCAGGCCTATAAAGTTCCTCTGTCAAATTATCGCTTTATGCGACTTGTCATGGTTATCTTCTTTGTTGGATTTACAGTCTTTGGAAGCTTTACGTATTCAGGAAAGTTAATACAAACTCTAACGGGTTTTTCAGTTCTTCAAGTAGGTCTTATTCTTTCATTTTTTGGTCTTGGAACAGTTCTAGGCGGAAGAATTGCACCAAAAGCAAAGATGGTTCTCAAACATGGTTTTCTAGTTACTGCTGGTGTATTGGGTTTTGCAGGTTTATATATCCTTTCTACAATGAGTAATGTTTATTTACTCATTATTGGCCTATTTAGTTTCGGAGTTGCTTTTATATTTCTTCAGTCAACGCTAGTATCAGCAGCCCAGGCAAAGTTACCTAAAATGAGAGGAACAGCCATGTCTCTTGCTTCATTTAATATGTTTATAGGAGGTGCTTTCGGTACTGCCGTTAATGGTAGGATTATGACATCAATGGGAATTACTGCCATATTTTCTTATGCATCACTTGTTATCTTTACAGTTGGTATCGTAGCTGCAATTTTTATTGCAAGATTTGAAATGCGACAAAGTCTGGTAAATAACTGAAGCCTGTATGGTGTGAACTCAATTAAGTCACTCTTTAGAGTGGCTTAATTGAGTTCCCCTGATTTAGTAGATACATCACCTGCTAAACAGGAGCCAGCATCATCTTCCCAGAACTTCTTTTACCGTATTCAGTAAAACAGAGTCTATGTCTAGTGAATCCAGGGTTCTGAATTTATCCAGTTTCAGGTCTCGATTCAATCGGGCTGTATCGACAATAATTTGTACAGCATTGTCCTGAGGCACCTTCCATGTGTTGATAACAAGATCAAAAGCATTGGCCCTGTCTGGATGTCCATGCAGCCATTTCTCCACAAAGGCCTTGCGCATGTGATCATGTTCTGTCACATCATCCATGCACTGCCGCCAAGATGTATTATTGGTTCGTTCCATCAGACGTTTGACTCTTTCTTCAAGGGGAGCCCATAGACGGACATTGAGAACATCGGAGAAATCGGGAAAGACTGCAAAACTGCCTCTTCCAAGGAGCACAATCTCTCCATGTACTGCTATTGCCTGAATTACCCTGTATAGAAAACGTATCATATCCTCATGAAATTGATCGAGTCGATCCAGAAAACCGGGAGATGTTTCATAGAATTCATCGAAACTCACCATACCATACTGATTCATGATCTCTTCGATGGTTTTTTTGGTAACAAATGAATAGCCGAGTTCATCTGCTACCTTTTGACCGATCGTAAGACCACCGCTGTTTAAATTCCGCGAAATGGTTATTACGTTCATACCCTTACCTCTATATTAGAAAAACAATCTAAAGCGGATGAAAGATACGGATTCTATGAGAGCTATGCTGATCAGTTCCTTTTATTCTGGAATATATGATTTTTTGAAAAAAGGCGGAAACTGATTTAAAAAACTGGTTAATGGATATGAGTTTCCGTGTTAGCCTTTCATTGATCGAGAGGAACAAGTAATGAAGGAAAACATTTATGAGTAAGAAGAACACAAACCTGACCCGAATGATTGTCTATCCGGTAATCCTGTTGCCTATTATTGTTTTTCTCCTTCTTGTATCTGGCAACCGATGGCTCTGGCCTGATATGAACAAATTCATCACTGATGCAGTCGGGGTCCAGATGAACTGGATTTTGATAATTCTCACTCTGATCTCTCTCGGTGGAATATATCTTCTTATCCTCATATATCAAGTGATCGATTCATACAGAAAGGAAAAGATACGAACCATAGGCATTGCAGCTCGGATAATTCCGGCTCTTTCTTCCCTGGCAGCAGTGGCTCTTTCCTTACTTATTATAGGAGAGGCTGGTTCTCTCCTGTTCAGCAAACCGGTAAAGGAGTACACCCTACCTCCTGTACTGCAATTTTCCGATGGAACTCCCGTAGAGGATATCCGTATGTGGGATGAGATCCGCAGAGATGAGATCATCAGTCTGTTCAATGAATATGTATATGGTCCCATTCCTGAGAAACCCGAGAATATGCACTTTGAGATCCTTGATATCAAACCCGATGCCCTGGATGGAAACGCCATTCGTAAGATTATTCGCGTGTATTTTACTCCCGGCGAGGCCGGACCATACATGGATCTCCTCATATATCTGCCGAAAAACATAACAGGACCATCTCCGCTTTTCCTGGGTCTGAACTTCTATGGAAATCATAGCGTAAGCGAAGAACAAGATATTCCTCTTCCTGAAGTCTGGATACGGAACAGTAAGAAGTATGGAATTACCGACAATCGGGCATCCGGGGAAAGCAGGGCTGTCCGTGCCAACCGCTGGCCGGCATCAACACTCATTGAAAGGGGATACGGCCTGGC
This Oceanispirochaeta sp. M1 DNA region includes the following protein-coding sequences:
- a CDS encoding AAA family ATPase produces the protein MNVITISRNLNSGGLTIGQKVADELGYSFVTKKTIEEIMNQYGMVSFDEFYETSPGFLDRLDQFHEDMIRFLYRVIQAIAVHGEIVLLGRGSFAVFPDFSDVLNVRLWAPLEERVKRLMERTNNTSWRQCMDDVTEHDHMRKAFVEKWLHGHPDRANAFDLVINTWKVPQDNAVQIIVDTARLNRDLKLDKFRTLDSLDIDSVLLNTVKEVLGR
- a CDS encoding MFS transporter, with the translated sequence MKDKRNIMILSLGLLAFMTNGDNYAAAPLLLKISEDLGIGLQQAAYSVTAYMLSFGFFTLIFGPLSDRFGKVRIISIAAFGTAVFSILGGFAYNLPSLIVLRSFNGAFGAGVFPVTMALVGQSYNDKERQGALGKVMGLMFLGGASATALGGIISYFGSWRLVYIVYGIGELIVAFAILKLLQKDKGVVDKLNFIQAYKVPLSNYRFMRLVMVIFFVGFTVFGSFTYSGKLIQTLTGFSVLQVGLILSFFGLGTVLGGRIAPKAKMVLKHGFLVTAGVLGFAGLYILSTMSNVYLLIIGLFSFGVAFIFLQSTLVSAAQAKLPKMRGTAMSLASFNMFIGGAFGTAVNGRIMTSMGITAIFSYASLVIFTVGIVAAIFIARFEMRQSLVNN